The window TAACCATTACATAAACTTTTACCATCCCTAATACTACTACCCAAGAAGGTGGACTGTGTGTAGATAGAAACACAGGTTGAATTCACAAAAAACAAGAGAACCGGACAGGTAAGTCAGTACAGTACAGTACATCACTTGGTGTCTCTACTACTTTATGGACAGTTCTCGTTTTTACCGGGACCTCCATAGTAGAAGAAATGACCCCAATCATCATTGTTTCCGGGTTGAACATCATAACAGTTGGACTGCTCAGTGAACGTCCCAAGTCCTTTAGGTGCCTTGAGGTTGTTTGAAGAATCAACCACTTGAATGTTCCTGAAGTAACTTGCTTTGCTGAAGCCTTCTTCAGGGAACCTACCACTGCCCATTTGCGTTGAAGTGTGGTGGCCATCTGCTTGTGAGTTCACAACTTCCCCTCCCCATTCAATCATTGACGCACTTTCTGTTAAGTAGGAGAAGAGGAAAGATGGCCAGTATCCTAAAACATAGCCGTTTCCAAATTGCATCCACCAGTGTCCCTCTTTTGGATCCTGTGACAAAGATAACATAGTCAGGTTTGCTCATCTCTTTCTCAGTTCTCTTTATGGCTTTAACATACCTTCCAGATCAGAATGCTGATGTCATACTGCGAGTTACGGTAGCCAGAGACCGGAGAGATACTAGCTCCCATTGCTATGTCACTGTTTATTTGAATAAAACCAGAGCAAAGAAGATTGTAGCAGCCAGTAGCTTGATATGCATCACTCTgcaaaaaaagcaaaaaaatgttagcaaaaaaaaaaacacagaagcATTTGATTTAGACAGCTGTCTAAGTAACTTACAGTCCAGTAAGTGAAGAGTCTTGTGTTATTGTCACCATACAGATCCGGGCTTACCTGTAGTAAAGCAAACACAAATCATTAAACAGAACATGAGaaaccaaaatcatatttttaccGTCACTAGAAGCTAAACTGAGTGTGTGTACCTGCCAACCAGCTTCGATGCTGTTAAGATCTTGTCCGAAAGAGCCACCAAGAAGCCATATCTGCGACAGGCTGAACTCGTTCTGCTGCTGTATCTTTGGCTCCCACACATTAATAGTCGCTTTAGCTCCATAGTACTTATCCCCTTCCACATAAGCTATGGCATGCTACATTTTcaagaaaccaaaaacaaaactcagattcaagaaaacaacaacaaagacacAACCACACTTTGACTCTCACCTGGTGACCACTTTGGTTGATGAGGTCAGGTTCAGCAGATTTAGGCAAAGGGACAGTTCTATGCTTCTTCTTGCCATATCTTTTGACAGAACTTGCTCTCAAGACATCGTCCTCTTTAGTCCTCCTCATGGGAATGGTTCCTTCAGCGCATTTGCCATAACGATGCCATAACTGAGGGATATGAGGTTCCTTGTCTTTAGATTCAGTAGAAGACACTTTGTTGTCATCAAAGAGTCCCTCAGGGTGGTAGTTAGGCTTCATCTAAAGGAAGTAACTTTAAACATCAgcacttattaaaaaaaaaaatccaaatcaagttatatatatgtatatatatatatgtaaacctGAATCTTGTGATCTTTGAGGAAAGGATGATCAAAAGCTGGTTGCTTTGTGATAGGAACACAGTCAATGATATCACCATCTGGGCTCTGTTTTAATCACATCCAAAGTTAGAAACTTTCGTTAGGGGAACCATAATCTTCGAGATTAAAATGTActtaaacaaataaacaaataggtAAAAGAAATCATCATTGTGTTTGTGTAgcaggaggaggagagagaaatCAAGAATCATCAGATTATGATAATTACTAAAATCAAATCCAagcatagaaaaaaaaaatactcaaaaaaaaagaatagatttGCTTAATAACAACCTGAATGCTCTTGACGGCAGGTTTGTTAAGCCTGTTCAGATGCTTCTTGACTTCGAACTTCTGCTTAGATACGCCGGACCTTGCGGCGCAGGATAGAGAGAAGAAACCCCAAAGACATAAACACACTAAGAAACCTCTACCTAACTTATCCCTCCTAAGATGCGCCGCCGCTCCCATTGTATTCCTTTTTAAGCACTGAAAAGAAGCTTCGcctcctccctctctctctctcgcgtTCGTCAACACACACTCTGGAGCTtttagaagaaagaaagaaagaaacccTAACGAACGAGATGAGCTTGGAACAATAATG is drawn from Raphanus sativus cultivar WK10039 unplaced genomic scaffold, ASM80110v3 Scaffold4812, whole genome shotgun sequence and contains these coding sequences:
- the LOC130507570 gene encoding uncharacterized protein LOC130507570, giving the protein MGAAAHLRRDKLGRGFLVCLCLWGFFSLSCAARSGVSKQKFEVKKHLNRLNKPAVKSIQSPDGDIIDCVPITKQPAFDHPFLKDHKIQMKPNYHPEGLFDDNKVSSTESKDKEPHIPQLWHRYGKCAEGTIPMRRTKEDDVLRASSVKRYGKKKHRTVPLPKSAEPDLINQSGHQHAIAYVEGDKYYGAKATINVWEPKIQQQNEFSLSQIWLLGGSFGQDLNSIEAGWQVSPDLYGDNNTRLFTYWTSDAYQATGCYNLLCSGFIQINSDIAMGASISPVSGYRNSQYDISILIWKDPKEGHWWMQFGNGYVLGYWPSFLFSYLTESASMIEWGGEVVNSQADGHHTSTQMGSGRFPEEGFSKASYFRNIQVVDSSNNLKAPKGLGTFTEQSNCYDVQPGNNDDWGHFFYYGGPGKNENCP